One window of Quercus robur chromosome 12, dhQueRobu3.1, whole genome shotgun sequence genomic DNA carries:
- the LOC126709509 gene encoding pleiotropic drug resistance protein 1-like isoform X3: protein MEVFSSSSREEVGEKSLKWAAIQRLPTGHRLRRGILTAENGEAKEVDIRSLDEQQLKNLLGKLLNQDEDNEKFLMKLKDRFVQVGIEFPKIEVRMERLNVDTEAYIGSRALPTLYHFTINFFEGLLNSCHIIKGKKKPFSILHDVSGIIKPGRTTLLLGPPGSGKTTLLLAMAGRLSSDVKLSGRVTYNGHGMDDFIPQRTSAYISQHDEHIGEMTVRETLAFSARCQGVGPRYEMLAELSRREKEANIKPDSDIDIFLKSLSLEGQKANVLTDYVIKILGLEICADIMVGDEMRRGISGGQRKRVTVGEMLVGPARALFMDEISTGLDSSTTFQIVNSIRQAIHILEGTAVISLLQPAPETYELFEDIILLSEGQVVYQGPRENALEFFESMGFKCPERKGEADFLQEVTSRNDQEQYWANKDIPYAYVTVKEFADAFKSFHIGQKLGDELAIPFDEAKNHPAALTTTKYGVGKKELLKACISRELLLMQRGSAYYIFKMVQVFLMALLMISLYVKTKKHRHTTMGAQIVMGALFFTMATIMFNGFAELALTIMKLPVFYKHRDLLFFPPWSYALPIWILKIPITIVEAAIWVSMTYYVVGFEEDFTRFLKQFLLLFCVTQMASGLFRFIAALGRNMIIANTFGSFGLLLLIVLGGFVLSKNEIKKWWEWGYWVSPVMYGQNAIAVNEFLGKSWKRALPNTTEPLGLVVLKSHGLFREEYWFWIGVGASIGFVFLFNFLFILALTYLNPFGKPQAVLSEETLVEKHKRGADIQRSVSSESSLAARSGRNLFNQNKKKGMVLPFEPLSITFDDISYAVDMPQEMKSEGVTQNRLTLLKGLSGAFRPGVLTALMGVSGAGKSTLMDVLAGRKTGGYIEGSIMISGYPKKQETFARIAGYCEQNDIHSPHITVYESLFYSAWLRLAPEVDITTKKMFVEEVMDLVELNSIRESIVGSPNVNGLSTEQRKRLTIATELVANPSIIFMDEPTSGLDARAAAIVMRTVRNTVDTGRTVVCTIHQPSIDIFDAFDELYLLKSGGQEIYVGPIGHRASHLISYFEGIRGVKKIRDGINPATWMLEVTTAAQEAVLGVNFSDVYNNSELYRRNKVMVKELSKPQPMSKDLHFATQFSQSFWTQCKACLWKQHWSYWRNPQYNAVRLLFSIFIALIFGSMFWDLGPKRIRQQDIFNSVGSMYVASLFIGIQNAALVQPVVAVERTVFYRERAAGMYSALPYAIAQITIEIPYIFIQAVIYAPIVYFMIGFETTASKFFLNFFFMYFTFLYFTFFGMLTVAITPNYSIAAVVSVFFYALWNLFSGFLITRLFMPVWWIWFYWACPFAWTLYGLICAQFGDSKDRLDTGLTVEELMKSYFGFKTDFLGVVSIVIIGITLLFGVGFALAIKVLNFQGR from the exons ATGGAAGTGTTTTCGAGTTCTTCTCGAGAGGAAGTAGGCGAAAAATCTCTGAAATGGGCTGCTATACAGAGACTGCCGACAGGGCATCGTCTTAGAAGAGGTATATTAACTGCAGAAAATGGAGAAGCAAAAGAAGTTGATATTCGAAGTCTTGATGAGCAACAATTAAAGAACTTGTTGGGCAAGCTTTTGAACCAGGACGAAGATAATGAGAAGTTCTTGATGAAGCTCAAGGACCGCTTTGTTCA AGTTGGGATTGAATTTCCAAAAATTGAAGTCCGGATGGAAAGACTAAATGTAGATACCGAAGCTTATATTGGAAGCAGAGCTTTACCTACACTATACCACTTCACTATAAATTTCTTTGAG GGGTTGTTGAATTCTTGTCATATAATTAAAGGCAAAAAGAAACCATTTTCAATTCTTCATGATGTCAGTGGAATAATCAAGCCTGGCAg GACGACACTTCTTTTAGGCCCCCCAGGCTCAGGGAAGACCACATTGCTATTGGCTATGGCTGGAAGACTTAGTTCTGATGTCAAA cTTTCAGGGAGAGTTACATATAATGGCCATGGAATGGATGATTTTATCCCACAAAGGACATCAGCTTATATAAGTCAACATGATGAACATATAGGAGAAATGACTGTGAGAGAAACATTGGCCTTCTCGGCTAGATGTCAAGGGGTTGGGCCTCGTTATG AAATGTTGGCAGAGTTGTCCAGAAGAGAAAAGGAGGCAAACATTAAGCCAGATTCtgatattgatatttttttgaaG TCTCTTTCACTGGAAGGGCAGAAAGCAAATGTTCTGACTGATTATGTAATCAAA ATTTTGGGATTGGAAATCTGTGCTGACATTATGGTAGGGGATGAAATGCGCAGAGGTATCTCTGGTGGACAAAGAAAGCGAGTGACAGTAG GGGAGATGCTGGTTGGACCAGCAAGGGCGCTTTTCATGGATGAGATATCAACTGGCTTAGACAGCTCGACAACTTTTCAGATTGTGAATTCAATCAGACAGGCAATTCACATTCTTGAAGGGACAGCCGTGATCTCTCTCCTCCAGCCAGCACCAGAAACGTATGAACTATTTGAGGACATAATTCTCCTATCAGAAGGGCAAGTGGTGTATCAAGGTCCCCGTGAAAATGCACTGGAGTTTTTTGAATCTATGGGCTTCAAATGTCCAGAGAGAAAAGGAGAAGCAGACTTCTTACAAGAA GTGACATCAAGGAATGATCAAGAACAGTATTGGGCTAATAAAGACATACCTTATGCTTACGTTACTGTCAAGGAATTTGCTGATGCATTTAAGTCATTTCACATTGGTCAGAAACTAGGTGACGAGCTTGCCATTCCATTTGACGAGGCTAAGAATCACCCTGCTGCTTTGACAACCACGAAGTACGGTGTTGGGAAGAAGGAACTGCTAAAAGCTTGCatatcaagagagttattgctGATGCAGAGAGGCTCAGCCTACTATATTTTCAAAATGGTTCAG gtttttttaaTGGCTCTGTTGATGATTTCACTATATGTAAAAACTAAGAAGCATCGGCATACTACAATGGGTGCTCAAATTGTTATGGGTGCCCTGTTCTTTACAATGGCCACAATAATGTTTAACGGATTCGCAGAGCTTGCCCTGACCATCATGAAACTTCCTGTCTTTTACAAGCATAGGGACCTTCTCTTTTTTCCACCATGGTCATATGCACTACCCATATGGATCCTCAAGATTCCAATCACAATTGTAGAAGCAGCCATTTGGGTGTCGATGACTTATTATGTTGTAGGCTTTGAAGAAGACTTCACACG GTTCCTCAAACAATTCCTTCTACTTTTTTGCGTCACCCAAATGGCTTCTGGACTTTTTCGATTTATCGCAGCACTAGGAAGGAATATGATTATCGCAAACACGTTTGGATCTTTTGGGTTGCTTCTACTTATTGTTCTGGGTGGATTTGTTCTGtcaaaaa atgaaattaaaaaatggtGGGAATGGGGTTACTGGGTCTCACCTGTGATGTATGGCCAGAATGCCATAGCAGTGAATGAATTCTTAGGGAAGAGTTGGAAGCGT GCTCTTCCTAATACCACAGAACCACTTGGACTTGTGGTCTTGAAGTCTCATGGACTATTCCGAGAAGAATATTGGTTTTggattggagtaggagcttcaattggatttgtttttctattcaattttcttttcatattggCTCTAACTTATCTCAACC CTTTTGGAAAGCCTCAGGCAGTCCTATCAGAGGAAACGCTAGTTGAAAAACATA AAAGAGGAGCTGACATTCAAAGAAGTGTATCATCAGAATCATCATTAGCAGCAAGAAGCGGAAGGAATTTATTTAATCAGAACAAGAAAAAAGGAATGGTTCTTCCATTCGAACCGCTTTCTATCACCTTTGATGACATTAGCTATGCAGTGGACATGCCTCAG GAAATGAAATCTGAAGGTGTGACACAAAATCGTCTAACACTTCTCAAGGGTTTGAGTGGTGCTTTCAGGCCAGGAGTCCTCACAGCTCTAATGGGTGTTAGTGGCGCTGGGAAGTCAACTCTAATGGATGTTTTGGCTGGGAGGAAAACTGGTGGGTACATCGAAGGAAGCATCATGATATCTGGATACCCAAAGAAGCAGGAAACTTTTGCTCGCATAGCAGGTTACTGTGAGCAAAATGACATCCACTCTCCTCACATTACAGTGTACGAGTCACTGTTTTACTCTGCATGGCTTCGTCTAGCTCCTGAAGTTGATATCACAACCAAAAAG ATGTTTGTTGAGGAGGTCATGGACCTTGTGGAGCTGAACTCAATAAGGGAATCAATTGTTGGATCGCCTAACGTTAATGGTCTCTCAACTGAGCAGCGCAAGAGGCTGACGATTGCAACTGAGCTTGTTGCGAACCCATCTATAATATTCATGGATGAGCCAACCTCAGGTCTTGATGCCAGGGCAGCAGCAATAGTGATGAGAACAGTGAGGAACACAGTAGACACTGGAAGAACTGTGGTGTGCACTATCCACCAGCCAAGTATTGATATATTTGATGCCTTTGATGAG CTATATCTTTTGAAAAGTGGAGGACAAGAAATATATGTCGGCCCAATAGGCCACCGTGCTTCACATTTGATCAGTTACTTTGAG GGAATCCGGggagttaaaaaaattagagacgGAATTAACCCAGCCACATGGATGTTGGAAGTGACAACTGCAGCACAAGAAGCAGTTCTGGGTGTTAATTTTTCTGATGTATACAATAATTCAGAACTATACAG GAGAAACAAAGTCATGGTCAAAGAACTCAGTAAACCTCAGCCAATGTCAAAAGATCTGCACTTTGCTACTCAATTCTCGCAATCATTTTGGACCCAGTGTAAGGCTTGCCTATGGAAACAGCACTGGTCTTATTGGCGAAATCCACAGTACAATGCAGTAAGGCTATTATTCTCGATTTTCATAGCTTTAATATTTGGATCAATGTTCTGGGACCTTGGCCCCAAAAG GATAAGGCAGCAAGACATTTTCAATTCAGTAGGTTCCATGTATGTTGCTTCTCTATTTATTGGGATTCAGAATGCTGCATTGGTGCAGCCAGTAGTGGCTGTTGAGAGAACAGTTTTCTACCGAGAAAGAGCAGCTGGAATGTATTCTGCTTTACCATATGCCATTGCACAG ATTACGATTGAGATCCCATACATTTTCATTCAGGCTGTCATATATGCACCGATAGTATATTTCATGATTGGATTTGAGACCACAGCTTCAAAGttctttttgaatttcttcttcATGTACTTCACCTTCTTATATTTCACATTCTTTGGAATGTTGACAGTAGCAATCACTCCAAACTATAGCATAGCTGCTGTAGTTTCTGTTTTCTTCTATGCATTGTGGAACCTCTTCTCAGGATTCCTAATTACACGATTA TTTATGCCTGTTTGGTGGATATGGTTCTATTGGGCATGTCCTTTCGCTTGGACATTGTATGGATTGATTTGTGCACAGTTTGGAGACAGCAAAGACAGGCTTGATACTGGCCTAACAGTAGAAGAACTTATGAAGAgttattttggttttaaaacTGACTTCCTAGGAGTGGTTTCAATTGTGATTATAGGAATCACATTGCTTTTTGGAGTCGGCTTTGCCTTAGCAATAAAGGTTTTAAACTTCCAGGGAAGATGA